One Scophthalmus maximus strain ysfricsl-2021 chromosome 7, ASM2237912v1, whole genome shotgun sequence genomic window, TAAAAGTTCATTGTACtatttatttgaaaagacagtgacagtgactaCATTGCATAATaaaattttacacaaaaaaatgtataatatgcTTATAAAATGCAATACACTGTGTAAAGATTAAACCAGTGGTTGTGAGGGGCGATTTCACTGGAGAACGAGTGCTTTAACTTTTACTACCTTAAGTGCATTTACTTCAGGAAGAGTACgtaagaatgaatgaatgattttaGCTCGTAAATAGGGTTCTTTAAATTGtcttattgatattttaacttAAGTAAAATATCTGAATACTTATCCACCACTGATCAATTGGTACCTCAGTGCAAACCTTATGTTAACTAGTCACATTCAGTGATCTAAATGTTAACAGAAGAGCTCCCCAAACACAATTTCAATGTATATTATAGAAACTCAACATGTCATAAGTAACAATAACACTCACCCAAATCCACTGGTACAGGATAGAAAATCCAACTCAAATGTTTCCCTTCACCTACTGAGTGCTGAgtgcactttgtctgtccttcaAAGTATCCAGCACATAACATGCAACACAGCTATGTTGCGCAATTTCTTTACAACAGGTGTATTGTTGTGCAGATAAGTGCCCTGTTGTATAATGAATGCACTGCTCATGATTGCCAcatcctgttgtgttttgttggtAGAACCGAttcatctgttgtgttgtgcCATCTAGTGTCAAGTCAGTGCACACAACTTTGAATGGCTCTTTGAATAGCACTAACCTGAACAGATTGATTTAACCAggccatttttttaatacaattgCTGCTGTGATGGATATGTGACTTCAATTTCCTAAAAGCAGAGAGCCATGATAACCACACTGTAACggcaaaaagatttttttctaacataaaatgaaatagtAATCCTTGTTAGAAACTGTCCTTGAATGCAAAGAGGCGGAAGTTTGAGGTCACTAGGCACTAGGTCTGTGGTAAGCGGGTGTTCAGGTGATAGGTCCAATAAGAATAATAACAGCGAGATTGAGGAATATCTGTTTCCAGGATTTTCTCAATTTcgtctttgacatttttttcaaaaggtcTGTATTTTTGAGCAGTCccaaaatgtgtgcgtgtgttttttttgataatgaCTACCGCACAGATTATTTTGCCTATATAAAACCCGATCGTATTTTATTTGGAGGCTGCAGTGCAAATTTATGCTGTTGATAGATGACGCAGAGACCCAGACCAATTCTCCTTCACTGAAATATTACCTGCAGGTAATGTCCATTAGTTTGTGGTCACCTGATGATACACATCTTTATTGGGccataaaaaaatctgtgaacatACAATCAATTGAAAGATTAAAGGAAGATTCTGACACAGGGCTACGAGATTGCAAATTTATCCAGGACCCACTTTTTTTGAAAGCACTTTGGGGCCCATGGAGGTCTTGTGGGCCCCTGGGGTGATTGGTAACccaacttttcattttcttaccTTTGTCAAATTATTGCTTGCtcaaatattatatatgtgtgtatatatatatatatatatatatacacacacacatatatatatatatatatatatatatatatatatatatatatatatatatatatgtgtgtatatatatatatatatatatatacacatatatatatattagactATATccacatatttacagtatgaaaCTTAAACCTTGACTTCCTGTCAGAAAGCTTTTGAGCACCATGGGTTTTAGTGGCGAACTGAACATATAATGTCATAacaattgtattattttttttgaaagaaggACCATTTGGTTCATTCCAGTCACACTGGAGTTGTGTTGTGTCATGACGGAGACCTCGAGCTCGGTGCGTCAGCGCCTCCAgccctttgttgttgttctcacGCTAACAGGCGAGATCCGTCGAGCGACTCCACTGCGCGGTCGCACTCCGCCCCGACCTCCCCCCTCCGCCAGCGGCCTGGCGCTTTGAGATGAGCAGAAGATGTCGGTGTCGGGGCTGAAGGCCGAACTGAAGTTTCTCGAGTCCATCTTCGACCCAAACCACGAGCGGTTCAGAATCATCGACTGGAAACCCGACGAGCTGAGCTGCCAGTTCAACGTGACGGGCGAGAAGCCGCTGATCATCCACTGCAACATCACGGTGAGTCCGGGGCCAGCCAGCACCGCCGGACCCCGACTATCGACTGAAACCCAGCCGTTCCGCAGGAAGCCTCCGTGTTCGCCGATCAACTCCGAATAAAAGTGCTCGCTTTTACATTTGCACCCGAGTGTGCGAGCAGCCCTCGCGATTCGATTTAAAACCAGCCCCCTCAGCGTCTCGTGTTGAATCTGCCGCGGGGAATTAAAACGACAGAACGGCGATCGGTAGCGCTAGCCCCCGCTAGCCCCCGCTAGCCTCCGCGCTGAGCGCCGCTAGCTCGCCCGGTTAGCACGACCAACTGCGCCGCACTTCTGCAGCACTGCGGCTTCTAAACTTTGCGGCCGCTGGACGTCGGCGGGTTCGATCTCCGCGTGGTTTTTGTTTCAAAGCGCAGGGGCCACTCTCGCTCCTGCTGTTCGCTCGTCCTCGTGTCCGGGATCAGCGTCGCGCCGCCGGACGTCCCGCTCGCAGTCCGAACCGTAAACAGACGCCGTTCGCTGGAATGCAAAGTGCCCCTGTGTTCGCTGCCTGTCCAGTAAATAGACGCATCCATGTGGCGAACTTGCTGCCATGTCTCAAAGTGGCGACGCTTGTTTTCTCCGTTCTCTCCGGACACCAGCAGCACGCAGAGGGCGGTGTATTGTGCATGTGAATTAGACGGCACTTTGATTAAGTACGTATgagtcattttatttattttccatagCGCGAACCGAGCTGATTTTGTGGACGTACGAAGCATCAGATGGGCCTAGTTGTTTTTTGATGCCGCTCCACTCCAGCTCGTGGGATCAGGTTGTGTTCACTGTTAGTGACGCATCTTCAAAcatgtgcaaaacaaatgtgcagGTCCTGTCACCAACAACCAGTGCTCACTGTTATCATGGCGCCAGTCATTCTGTGATTCAGGCACGTTCTCAACACCCTGaccacatcctctctctctctctctgaacacacacactctcacttaTGCTCATTTATTGGAGGACACAGACAAggctcatgaaaaatgttttcaaagccGTGTCATGTTGACGGTCTGCATCCCCGTCGGGTCGGCCACAGAGCTTTCAGCATCAGCGGTCCTCTCGCTGGAAGATGAGAAGTTAGAAAGGTGGTTTTCATCTCTCGCCCCGGTCCACCCACCTGAGATTAACTGGATACGGTGTAGTTACTAGGTCTGCACCGGCTCAACACAATTCAGCAAATCCAGCTGTAGGAACGGGCAGAACAAGAGAGAACCAGGATTAAGAACAGGGGCCTCAGttagacacacgcacacacacacgcacacacacatgcgacGAAGATCAGTCTGTGTGGGACACGATCCGTGTGAGTTTCTTTGAATTAAGATGATGGTTGGTGCTAGATCCTGAAAAGATGTGGATTAGTGctgccacaaacacacgttcTCGTTGTTGGTTCATCTGCTAATCATTTCCttaattatttgtttggtcTACAGAATGTCAGAAAGGTGTTAGATTGTCTGGCCGACAGTCCAAATCCCAGAGATGTTCAGTTTGTTATgatacaaaacagaaataatactCAAAACGCCGGAGCAGGAACAGGCAAATGACGGACCGACCTAATCATGTCACCTCGGTTACATGGGGCTAGAATCAGAATGCAAATTTTAGTAGGTTTATTCTGTTCTAAAGTATCTTAAAAGCAACAAAGCAGGgattaggcctgtcacaataattatGCAATCAACCTGTCGTACCATAGATGAACATTGACTCTACGTAGACTTGCAATTAATGTGGTTTGTCGCAATGATTTCCTGGACAATTTATCGGCCAATAAATAGATGCAACCATCCATCCCAGGTAACATGAAGGCAACATAAAACCTATTAATTTGTAACTTTACACCCAAACATCACTGTACACAAAAGTGCTGCATTTTCCTGTCTGGAAATTGGAAATAGGATCTTTGCCGCAGAAAATATAACCAGTACGTTACACAGCAGTAGCTTGCTGGCTAGACCCCACAACAGTGTAGCTGTACTTCTTACCCCACTATACCGTAGTTTCCTGGATGAAGGGCTATCTGCTTTATGATTCAGATTTGCCTTCTGAGTCTTTAGTCCACACATGATTGAACAACTGTATTAAGATCTAATTGACGGTTAAGCGCATCACTCAGCCACTTGTCCTCCAGTGCTGGAGATGCTCGTGCAGCTCTGCATCTGGCAGTAGACAAATCATTTTGGCATTTAAAGTGGATGAGGTTTCCCTGGGAAAATTTTTTGGTTTCATTAAAACATGCGGCGTCAATATACAAGAATCTGTCGACGATAAAGCTCAACACAGCAGCATGACTGGCTAAATTTCCAATGTCCCATTGTTGCCTCTGTTGCAGGAATCCTATCCCTCAACACCCCCGATATGGTTTGTTGACTCTGATGATCCTAGTCTGGCTGAAGTGTTGGAGCGCTTAGAGGATGTGAGGAAAGGCAGCACATTGGTAAGTTGACATTCGTGGATCCAGCTTTACAAAGGCACATCATGATTGTTGCATACACTCATTGTCGCCTTTAACAGGTACGAGCGCAACCAAATATTTTTAGGCTCTTTTTACACatacagagtttttttttttatcattgtgatttatttgataAGAGACAGGACATTTAGGGGGAGAGAGTTGGCATGCAGTTAACATTCCCGCTGTTGTTCCCAATGTGGTGCGTGGCCTCACTGCTCTGCTATCGGTCGCCCGCACACAGCGTGTGTCATATCTACGCAGAGATTCGGCCTTTGTAGAAAGACAGCCACTTTTCACTTTCAGTtctttgactgacagcaggaCATCGGCATCCAGAATTTTCTGGCATTTAGTGCAATCCATTCCTCATTCTTATCCATGCAGTGTTTCTGTGGCACTGGCTGCTACACAACCCCCAAAGGATTTCCAATATTTCCACCCACATGCTTCACAGTTGGCAAACAGTTACTTATTGACTTACTTTTGCACATGTCCCAAATTTCCACTTTCtaactttttttgaattattattatttattttttgtctaaCCTCAATTTTTGGAgatatttttggaaatgtgtAAATCCAGTTTCATGTTTATTATTAGGTTATAGTTAGTGGTTGGTGTTGTGTAGGGCTACATTATATGAAGAggtgttaaaacattttttctgtctgttttcatacATGAGGGGGCAGAATATTCCAAACACCTCTGACCATACTGCACAAGCACATCACTACTTCAGACATACAATTTAATTCCCTTTTCTACGATAGTGTCAACAAAAACCTACTCTATCAGGTGTAAAGTCAGATTTTGTGGTAGGACGGCTGCATTGGATTGCATGCGAATGAACAGGTGCACCGGATAAGGGGAGATTTGGGAGAAAAACTCTTTTGGCAGGTTGGTTTTCATTATTGACGTTCCTCGGTTTGTTTTCACCCgcagctccttcagcagctGAAGCGGCTCATTTGTGATCTCTGTCGGCTTTACAACCTGCCACAACATCCAGATGTAGAAATGCTCGACCAGCCTCTGCCTGCCGGTCCGATTACACAAGAGCGAAAGgtaggcacaaaaaaaagaagcatgaaAATCCTCTGTCTTTTGGTTGCATTTAAAAACGATCAACCCACAATGTTTTCTCCTCACTGCAGAATGGGCCATCGGATGAGGTGAcatctgaagaggaagaggaggaagaaatgggAGAGGTGTCTATATGTAGTACTGAATGTGCAGTGGACTAATGTCATGTATAGCTTGGTGATCGGATTTGTTTCAAACACtctttttaaacacaattaaTACACTGTGACAGCAGGACATTGACCTGGACCAAGACCTGGACCATTATgacatgaaagaggaggagccaGTAGAGGGAAAAAAGTCAGAAGATGATGGGATAGAAAAAGAGAATCTGGCCATCCTGGAGAAGATTCGTAAAAACCAGAGGCAGGATCACTTGAATGTAAGCGCTCATTCACGTCATGATTTTCTTTATTGAGTTTGGTGACGGTAGGAGAGTAGAGAAGACTAAGAGCTTATACATACCTGCTAAGTACATAAATACATCAATTCTTCACTTTCATTCCATGTGACAAACTCAAATCAGTTTCTGCATGTTCACACTAACAGAAGCATTTTAACAAATCACAGAGTCACTGTTCATTAAAACCAATGTGGCTGCTGCTACAGAGGGCAGcagcaagaaaaagaatgataaaaccttacaaaataaaagtttgggCTGTCAGCTTTGGCAGCTGCAGTTTCCATCATCTCCAACGCAACAGTGTTTTCACTCTAAACACGGCCTCATTGGTTGTGAAGATGATGAAAAGATGAGAGCCAGAATCATAAACTCTTCTATTCTGATCGTGTCGTGTTGGCTGTCAGTAGTAGCACAGCGGTGACCCAAACTTGATGTAAAACGGAACTCATTCTAACTGCTGAATTTCTACAAAGGCAAACGTGATAAAACATCTTGAAGTCACTGGTTTCGTCACTGCAACAGCATCTAAGCTCCATAATCAGAAGTTTCTCTTACTTGCTTATGAGAGACTTATCTTCTAAAGTTAAGTGATCCATCTTTCCTCACTCAAGGACAGTTGGTTGTCCTTTTCAGGTGttggaaatgttcaaatgtgaCATTGTTTATTGACTTAAAGTAGAAGTAAGACTTTCCCCTCAGGCTATGATGGCGGCCCGGCCACTTCTCCACGTTGCAGTGTACCATATCTTCCCATTTGTCCAGGCATCTTTCATCTGGGTGATAAATCTGTGTGATCTGTGTTGCAGGGTGCAGTCTCTGGCTCAGTGCAAGCCTCAGACCGCCTAATGAAGGAACTCAGGGAGATCTACAGATCACAGAGTTACAAGACAGGTGACTACTGGCACAaatttcctctttgtttgttttgttttagtctcACCAGCAGATTAAATTTAagttctccttttttcttcacaggtaTTTATTCAGTCGAACTAGTCGGCGACAGCCTTTATGAATGGCATGTCAAGTTAAGGACGTAAGTTCTCACATTCAGTCGCTCctaatcattttttatcttgCCAAATATTGTGTGTTCTGTTAGATTtgacttgcccccccccccattacagGGTAGACCCAGATAGTCCATTGCATAGTGACTTGCAGGTcttaaaagaaaaggagggagtgGACTACATTCTGCTCAATTTCTCTTATAAAGTGAGTCCTCTCATTATGTTTGTCAAATGCTTTTTGGGGAAAAGAGTTTTCCCCAGAGTTGAGActaattttttctctttctccgtgTGACAGGATAATTTTCCTTTTGATCCACCTTTTGTACGGGTTGTCTCACCCGTGCTCTCCGGAGGGTGAGTGTGTTGTGATTCCTACATGTCACTGCAGAAAGTTTCCACTCGGTCCACATTTTGCTGTGTGCTCAATTTTCAAATAGAGTTTGGACAAAAAGTTTATCTCCTGGCAAACAAAGACATTGTGAAATCAATTTGAAGCACAACAAATTTGCAAAAAGTCGAGTGAACTCTTTCTTGGCCTATCATAGATGTTTcgtttaaaatgtttaatagcCATTTCTaatacttgttttttattttttttgtattacagtTATGTTCTAGGAGGAGGGGCCTTGTGCATGGAACTTCTCACAAAACAGGTCTtcgatttttttcatcatataaCATCTTATGTCTTAAGACATGATTTTCCTTCgctcagaaaaaacaaacaaaggatgTGGAttaattttttgtgtttttgtgtttttcagggcTGGAGCAGTGCCTATTCCATAGAATCTGTTATTATGCAGATAAATGCAACGCTGGTCAAAGGAAAAGCCAGGGTGCAGTTTGGAGCCAATAAGGTAACTGGAGTATGCTCAAAGTAAGGTTGCACATCATGTTTTTGGACCGTGTCTAAAGGCAGAAGTGCTTGTGAAAGGGATGTTCCCTAACGACCAGTTTCTCTGTCGATTAAACAGACATGATCTCTGTGAAATATCTGGAGCATTGCGCCTTCACGTTTTCCAGActttgccgttcacatgtgacgaacgcagcaggagatagATGCGTGCACAACTACAAGATAAGCTACGGAAAATTGTACGGCGTCTGTAGAGCACGCAGGAGGCCAGACACGATGATaactttgtttacagtcatcaacacgccaacttgctcgctgtgaattctccggCTGTATTCTGACATGgcctcacttggacattttctaGAAATTTTACTCGGGTGCTAGTAGGAAAAGTTCCGGCAAATGTGTGCatcaacatttgtggacattagCGTTCTCATATACAATCCCtgtggaaaagttcaggaaattgtcgggacttcagtgcatgtcggAGAGCAGCTTTAGTTGGACTTTAGAGGGGTAAAGATTATGCATGCGTATTGGAGAGACGGTGCAATTTAAAGTGGTCATGTCATTCCCTTTTTGGGAGTCAGGGGAGTGAAAGATGAGGAATAATGGCAAGCTGCGAACTCTGGATTGCCTTAGTAACAGTCTACATAGGTCCTAATGCACAGCGAGAAATTTACAGAgcgtttgtttttcagaaccaGTACAATCTTGCCAGAGCACAACAGTCATACAAATCACTCGTGCAGATCCATGAAAAGAATGGTAAGAATTTCATGTCTATTGAATATTTCTGAATGACACTATGCTATAGATCCATGGGCAaacagggtttttctttctgttctcaCAGGCTGGTACACACCACCGAAAGAGGACGGATAAGGAGCTACTACCACTATGCACAGGAAACATGTCTTTGGGTCAAAgtatcttgttttctttggaaTATTCCCCCCACTCTGAATTAACTAGGGATATATCATCTTTATTGCGGAAAACCATCTCGCTGGCTCATCTGACAAGTATTCCTCCGCCCAGCTCCAGGACAAAGACTTTACTCTGGTGTCACTTTGCTTCTCCTCTCAGTGTTttagtgaggaggaggatgtgggggTATCACTAGTCCTGTTTTCTAAATATGCtcatttgtctttaaaaaacttttctccCTTTAAGTGTGGGGAAATGCTTTTTCTTTCGCTGCTTTGACAAACTGGGCTTCACGAACAGTCAGTTATggggatttaaaaagaagattGATACAGAAGCTCTTGAAGTGGCACCTCACTGCACCTGTCtttgttgggtgttttttttggggggggggggggattaagtGGTACATGAATGCAAATATTGTTTGAGAGATATTATTTGAACAACCTAGAAAATCCATGAGccaattttaatattttgggaGCATATCTTCAAATCGAGATGACCTACCACTTGGTATCTTTTAGctcttacattttaaaatgtgtgaagTATACTGGGCCAAGCAGATCCAAAATGGCGCAGGTTTGTTGAACTGAGATCAAATACGTTGTCGTTTGACAAATCTGTCAGTGGTTAATGTGAAGACATGGCCGGTGGAATTAAAACATCTCAGATTCTCCATAAAGCATTGAAAGAGATGTTTTCACCAGATGACGGTGAGATTGAGCGTTAATGCATCACTTCAGAAGTTCTCACAGACCTAACGTTGAAGCTGAGGAGCTCTTTTTGCCTTATTTCTGTCAAGCTCAGTTTGGCTGTGGCCCTTTCTCTTGGTTGTGGCTGTAGAGGTTGAAGGCTAGTGCGATGCTGAGGCCCCGCGTGTGCATAGTTAAGCGCGTGATGCTCAGGGGCCTTGTCGCAGCCAATGTTGTAGAAGACATTTGGGTTTGATTACTGTCACTTTGTCTTGCCGAAGCATGCTGCGATGGGCTTTACAGAGGGAATAGATGAAGgctgtttgtttgaaaatgggatttttttttccagcagtttGCCCAATTTTTCTGCTAAAGTTGTCACAATTTCCTGGCCTACAATGATTGTAATGTTTTGCCCCTGCCCAGTTAAGATTTGAATCTGCCACCATGATGCATGACATTAAATGCACCGCCCGCTGCCTCACTCTTCTCAGTCAGCAGCTAAACTCCCAGAAGTTGCAGGGCTTCCCTTTGCCACAACAATACACCACAGATGTGTTTAGGTGTCTCTTTTGCCGTGAAGCGAACGTAGTGTGACAAGAACAGACCTTAAACTCCAGACTCCACGTTTTACCTTTGACCTCGCAATATACTGTAGTACACCATCTGTACTGCTGTTCCCCATACTACAGGACACACACTGTATCtatctgtttgttcttttgcagttttttttgttaacactGTCTGCAAAAGCACGTTTGAATGGCAACTCAGGTAACAAACAATCCTTGGGAGGGGACTCTGTACATGCACATGTTGAGTTTTGGGTTATTTTCTTGGATTGATTAACGCTGTTTCACTGATGTTAAGATTCACTCAAACTTATGATGTCAACAATAGGAAATTTAATGAGCTTTACAATAATATTGGCCACGTTTCTTGTAATTCAAGAGAGGAAGGACATTTGCAGAAGGATTACAGGCATGCAGGAGCACAGTGACCAGCCCACGTAACGGCTCCTCCCAAACCCACTGGTCGTCTCTTGCCCTTTTTCCCTCCTAAGTACTGAAACAGACTTGTTTTCGGTGGGTGATCTTTGAATGTTCCTGATAGAAATGTTTGCACAAATGGCAGCAATGTGCCTGGAGAGGTCAGTTATAACATCAAGCACATTCTGAgcttaatattttaaaatcaggAAAAATGTATCCCCCCCAGCACACTGCTCCATATCCTCCAGATATGATCAACGTGTGTCCTCACCACAAAAGGGCCCGTGTTGCTTGGCGACACAGAAAAGTTGCACCGTAAACATTCTTAAGGTTCTCCCGCTACACAAGCCTTCATCCAGCTGTGATTTCCTTCCTCCAAAATGCCAAAACTCTGGTCAGAGGGTACATTGAGTTCGATAGTCATGCCGTGGTGAAGGGACTTGCACGCTTCTCTAACTGGACAGTGCGTTGAACAGATCCATTTATCTCAATTGTCAATTCATTTTCTGacgcagacaaacaaaaaggacagTCTGGCACCGTTGGCTcgctttggttttcttttatttctcattttccatTTGAAGAAATTTTGACCATGTACAGTAATTTGTAAACTTGCATCAAGTTTATGAATAAAGAATTTTAAGATTATTGCCGATCTATGGGCTTCGCTGTGTGTTATTTGAGCCACTAGAACATTCTCCATCTCGAGTATGTAAATTGACTGCGCTTTAGTTGTCTTGAAGTCGCTTCACACTAccggacacactcacacattagttaacagaataaaataacACGTTAACATTTTGCACAGCCAGGAGTGGTCGGCAGGCAGTAAAGATGCCAGCAGATTAGCTCACCAGCGGCAGAGCTAACTTGGCTAAACCCATTGCTCACGTGACCCTCGACCTTAAGGTCGCAGCAGTCCATCAAGGGTCTCCCATTTTAACCCTCCCTGCCCTGGTAATGCATGTTTGACAAACCCCGCGCCCTCCGTGACTGTTACAAATGTTTAAACActcatgacatcaccaacatGATCATTTTGTCAGGTTGTGTCCGAAATCCTCCCCTTGTTCTCCCATCCACTCCAATACCCCGTATAGAAAATATACTGAGTAGGGAGCGGTAAAGGTTTTGGACACTTTTTGAATCATTGTCATTTTGCTCCACCACTGACGCACTGATAAATGTGGGAAATTGTTACGCTGTGGCAGAATGTCTGCACCGAAGGCTTTTCcgttcatttaatttcaccaATCTATCTGGGTCAGCTATTCAAACGGGAACCCTGCCAAGCGTAATAACACCCCACATCCACTGAACCTGCTAAGAGATCAAAACTGGATGAAGCAATTGTAGTTAGTCACTGAAACAAGAACAttctcagttttaaaaaatgtaatcccattaacaaaatatataaatgtggtTTTCTTTGAGCACCAATAGTGTGACTGATGAATACAATTTGGTTCTGTAACTATTGTGAAAATCTGCAGACTCACCCATTGTTCTGTAAAGTGTTCATAACTTACAGTCTTCACATTGGGTGAatgcatgttgttttgttttttttattgcatatgTTACAACAATGTCTGAGCCATGTGTGTTTATACAAAGATCCATATAAGTAACAGTACAAGGCAAAAGTCCAAAAActaaattttgaaaaaagtttatAGATTAATCAACCAATCATTTCACCTCTAAACAGAAGTAGAATTAGTCatacaaaaacatgttgctAAATGTAGTGGGGGAACAAATTAAAGGGAAATCTGAAATGAATGCAGAAACTTGAGCAGTGGATTAACAGACCTAAGTGGACCTAACTTTTGAAGTAGATATGATGGCCCAacacttttttggtttttaatttaacatgcatctttatactgtatatgtattttaGATCTGACTTTGTTGACTTCTGCACCTGTATCATAAGAGAAAAGCACAAGTGAGTGAGCACATCATCCCATTACTTATTTGCAATGCTGGTGCGTTTAACTCCTGTAAATGACAAACCTGTATAAACACTCACCATCACATCctgttcaaatattttaacTGTAGCACACTGAACCGTACATGGATCGTGAAAATTAACAATGAATGTATTAAACACCAGGCCTTGAAAAAACTTAGAAAATGGCTCATGTTTGGCCACACAATCAGTGATACTATCAGATCAATATTGACTGTTGAGCTATAGATGCGTAGTTCTCATCTCATTCACTTCTCTTTGTATTAAAGTCATCAGTTTGTGAAGTAACTGTAACCATTATGCTTGTACTTCCATCTATCTTTGGTTTCGGTGCACAGCTCTAAATCTTTCAGGTTATCTGAAGTACGGATCTCGTGTAGAAGACCTATATGTGAACTcattaaagaacaaaacaagatgcAATGATAACTGTTTAATATCTATTAGGGTAAGATCAAATAATACAAAAGTaatacacaaaaatgtatttctcattGAGTTCACTCATGGAGACACAGCCTCCTCAAACGTTTAATTCACCTAATTAGAGCATGTTCCTATTCAATGTGTTTATCCATGGCAAATATTTACCTCATCTCAagtaattatatatttatatctactTATGATATAGTACAT contains:
- the LOC118315036 gene encoding ubiquitin-conjugating enzyme E2 Q2 isoform X1 translates to MSVSGLKAELKFLESIFDPNHERFRIIDWKPDELSCQFNVTGEKPLIIHCNITESYPSTPPIWFVDSDDPSLAEVLERLEDVRKGSTLLLQQLKRLICDLCRLYNLPQHPDVEMLDQPLPAGPITQERKNGPSDEVTSEEEEEEEMGEQDIDLDQDLDHYDMKEEEPVEGKKSEDDGIEKENLAILEKIRKNQRQDHLNGAVSGSVQASDRLMKELREIYRSQSYKTGIYSVELVGDSLYEWHVKLRTVDPDSPLHSDLQVLKEKEGVDYILLNFSYKDNFPFDPPFVRVVSPVLSGGYVLGGGALCMELLTKQGWSSAYSIESVIMQINATLVKGKARVQFGANKNQYNLARAQQSYKSLVQIHEKNGWYTPPKEDG
- the LOC118315036 gene encoding ubiquitin-conjugating enzyme E2 Q2 isoform X2; its protein translation is MSVSGLKAELKFLESIFDPNHERFRIIDWKPDELSCQFNVTGEKPLIIHCNITESYPSTPPIWFVDSDDPSLAEVLERLEDVRKGSTLLLQQLKRLICDLCRLYNLPQHPDVEMLDQPLPAGPITQERKNGPSDEVTSEEEEEEEMGEDIDLDQDLDHYDMKEEEPVEGKKSEDDGIEKENLAILEKIRKNQRQDHLNGAVSGSVQASDRLMKELREIYRSQSYKTGIYSVELVGDSLYEWHVKLRTVDPDSPLHSDLQVLKEKEGVDYILLNFSYKDNFPFDPPFVRVVSPVLSGGYVLGGGALCMELLTKQGWSSAYSIESVIMQINATLVKGKARVQFGANKNQYNLARAQQSYKSLVQIHEKNGWYTPPKEDG